Proteins encoded within one genomic window of Saccharopolyspora pogona:
- a CDS encoding Hsp70 family protein, whose protein sequence is MAPATFGIDLGTTHSCIAHIDEAARPVIAKSAVGEDTTPSVVYFERPGVALVGTAAKNSALLAPHLVAQLVKRDMGRRNTEFTYHGNRYTPEKISALILRELARAAEENTGHTVRDVVITVPAYFGIAERDATRKAGAIAGLNVLDVLDEPVAAALHHHALDDSPQARHVLVYDLGGGTFDTTVIRVSGHDIQVVCTDGDGELGGADWDQRIVDHLLAAFRDAHPNLDPSADEQAMQEFTDRAEDVKKALSATMSRNVALRAGGSAVTVPVTRQQLDDLTADLLDRTMSITERIIETARRKGVERFDEVLLAGGMTRMPAVAGGLKQRFGLDARLSEPDLAVAKGAALFALIRQAKKVQGASAERQLGISAADVDAMAKKRVATVVPRAFGVKAVDPRDPLALTDPMRARQMVAHLLHANTELPADTGPYPFQTAVDNQRMVEIEVWEQAGPVASDEPADNTKVGTGMLTGIPARPAGCRIEITFYMSETGELTVHAKELEGGNDVRFELKIGGMDQKAVAKARTDIAGHQVSG, encoded by the coding sequence ATGGCGCCGGCCACGTTCGGCATCGACCTCGGCACCACGCATTCCTGCATCGCGCACATCGACGAGGCGGCGCGCCCGGTGATCGCCAAGAGCGCGGTCGGCGAGGACACCACGCCCTCGGTGGTGTACTTCGAGCGGCCTGGCGTGGCGCTGGTGGGCACGGCGGCGAAGAACTCCGCGCTGCTCGCGCCGCACCTGGTGGCGCAGCTGGTCAAGCGCGACATGGGGCGCAGGAACACCGAGTTCACCTACCACGGCAACCGCTACACCCCGGAGAAGATCTCCGCGCTGATCCTGCGCGAACTCGCCCGCGCCGCCGAGGAGAACACCGGACACACCGTGCGGGACGTGGTGATCACGGTGCCCGCCTACTTCGGCATCGCCGAACGCGACGCCACCCGCAAAGCCGGGGCGATCGCCGGGCTGAACGTGCTCGACGTGCTGGACGAGCCGGTCGCCGCCGCGCTGCACCACCATGCGCTGGACGACTCGCCGCAGGCCCGGCACGTGCTGGTCTACGACCTGGGCGGCGGCACCTTCGACACCACCGTGATCCGGGTGTCCGGGCACGACATTCAGGTGGTGTGCACCGACGGGGACGGCGAGCTCGGCGGCGCGGACTGGGACCAGCGGATCGTCGACCACCTGCTGGCCGCTTTCCGGGACGCGCACCCGAACCTGGATCCCAGCGCCGACGAGCAGGCCATGCAGGAGTTCACCGACCGCGCCGAGGACGTCAAGAAGGCGTTGAGCGCCACCATGTCCCGCAACGTCGCGTTGCGGGCCGGGGGCTCCGCGGTCACCGTGCCGGTCACCCGGCAGCAGCTGGACGACCTCACCGCCGACCTGCTCGACCGGACGATGTCGATCACCGAGCGGATCATCGAAACCGCCCGGCGCAAGGGCGTCGAGCGGTTCGACGAGGTGCTGCTGGCGGGCGGGATGACCCGGATGCCCGCCGTGGCGGGCGGGCTCAAGCAGCGCTTCGGGCTCGACGCCCGGCTTTCCGAACCGGACCTCGCGGTCGCCAAGGGCGCGGCCCTGTTCGCGCTGATCAGGCAGGCCAAGAAGGTCCAGGGCGCGTCGGCCGAACGGCAGTTGGGGATCAGCGCGGCCGACGTCGACGCGATGGCCAAGAAGCGGGTCGCCACCGTGGTGCCGCGGGCGTTCGGGGTCAAGGCGGTGGACCCGCGTGATCCGCTGGCGCTCACCGATCCGATGCGGGCGCGGCAGATGGTGGCGCACCTGCTGCACGCCAACACCGAGCTGCCCGCCGATACCGGCCCGTACCCGTTCCAGACGGCCGTCGACAACCAGCGGATGGTCGAGATCGAGGTGTGGGAGCAGGCCGGTCCGGTCGCGTCGGACGAACCGGCCGACAACACCAAGGTCGGGACCGGCATGCTCACCGGCATCCCGGCGCGCCCGGCCGGTTGCCGCATCGAGATCACCTTCTACATGTCCGAAACCGGTGAGCTGACGGTGCACGCCAAGGAGCTGGAGGGCGGCAACGATGTGCGCTTCGAGCTCAAGATCGGCGGCATGGACCAGAAGGCGGTGGCCAAGGCCCGCACCGACATCGCCGGGCACCAGGTGAGCGGTTAG